The following nucleotide sequence is from Psychroserpens sp. Hel_I_66.
TACTCAATGTGTTACCAAAACAATTTTCAACACCGTTGGTATTTAGAGCAGTTGTGATTGTAACGCTCATATTTAGTATTCCAGATGTGATTGGTTTTATTAGACCTTCGGAAGGATTGCAAAGCATCACAAAATTCATCCCTTTAGCTCAATATAATTTGGGCTGGGTTTTGCCTTCTATAGTGACTTGTTTGGTCGTTGGGTTAATTCCAAATAAAATGCAAGAAGCCTAAAAATTAATTTTAGGCTCTTTATCTATATTACTTTTAGGTTTACTAAGAATTCATAATCTCCTCAATTTCTTCAGCTTCAATTGGGATATTACGCATTAAATTAAATGGTTCTCCTTTTTCTTGAATCACGAGATCGTCTTCTAATCGAATCCCGAAACCTTCCGCAGGAATATAAATTCCAGGTTCTACCGTGAATACGTTGTTGGCTTGCATAGGTTCGGTGAGAATTCCGTAATCATGCGTATCTAATCCTATGTGATGAGATGTTCCGTGCATAAAATATTTCTTGTAAGCTGGCCAATCTTTATCTTCGTTTTGTACATCGGCTTTGTCTAATAATCCAAGTCCTATTAATTCCGAAGTCATTAATTTTCCAACCTCAACGTGATACTCAGCCCAATCGGTTCCAGGCACCAACATTTTAGTGGCATCATTTTTTACACGATTCACCGCATCATAAACTTCTCGTTGACGTTTTGAAAAACGACCAGATACTGGTATGGTTCTCGTCATATCACTGGCGTAGTTTGCATATTCTGCACCTGCATCAATTAAGATGAGTTCGCCTGCTTTGCATTGTTGGTTGTTTTCTACATAATGCAACACATTGGCATTTTTACCTGATCCAATTATTGGTGTATAAGCAAATCCTTTGGAGCGGTTATTTAAAAATTCGTGCATGAATTCGGCTTCAAGATTATATTCCCACACATCTGGTTTTACAAAGTTTAGTATGCGACGAAATCCCTTCTCTGTAATGTCACACGCTTTTTGCATTAATTCAATCTCAATTGGATCTTTTACAGAGCGTAACCTTTGTAAAATGGGGTTACTTTTTGCGACACTGTGAGCTGGATATTTATCTTTTAGCCATTTGGTAAAACGGTCTTCCCGGGTTTCAGTCTCTACAGATGCTCTGTAATGTTCGTTGGTATTTATATAGACGGTATCGCACTGTGTCATGAGTTCAAACATGATTTTTTCCATGTCTTTGAGCCAATAGACGGTTTTGATTCCGCTAGTTTCCAGAGCTGCTTCTTTGGTTAGTTTCTCGCCTTCCCAAACTGCGATATGCTCGTTGGTTTCTTTTAAAAATAGAATTTCCCTGTGTTTTTCTTTTGGACAATCTGGGAATAATACCAGAATACTTTCCTCCTGATCCACTCCACTTAAATAAAAAATATCGCGATGCTGCTGAAAAGGCATTGTACTATCTGCACTTATGGGATAAATGTCGTTAGAATTGAAAACCGCTAGACTGCTAGGTTTCATTTTTGACATAAAGTTTTTGCGGTTTTTAATAAAGAGATTGCTATTGATTTTGTGATATTTCATTCAGCTATTTTTAGTGTTTAATTATAGAAATTATGTTATTCAAGATTAAAAATTTTCTTTGTTTGAAGTAATTTATTATGCTTGAACTATTGATCTTATTTTATAGTGTAAAGGTAATTAGATTAAATAATTATTTCAAATTATCGATAAATTGTTATATTTGTCGGTTGAATTACACTTTTTAGACGATATTTCAAATTTAAAATATGAAAAAAATAATAAAATCTACACTGTTTTTGTCATTGTTTTTTACAATGGCATTTTCTTTAAATTCATCTGCTCAAGAGCTGATGATAGAAGTTCCTTTTGATACTCAAATTCAATCTTCCACAGAGATAATTGAAGGTAAGGTAATCTCTAAAGCATCTTTTTGGGATAATAATCACTATAATATCTATACCGTAAATACGATTGAGGTTTACAAAATTTTTAAGGGTGAAAATGTTTCAGAAACTATAGAAATAGTAACTCCGGGAGGAACGGTTGGCAATGATTCTGAAATTGTTACTCCAAGCCTTACTTTAAATATTGGCGACATTGGTATGTTCATGCTTAAAGACAATAACGTAGCCATAACAAACCAATCACCTCAAAATAAATTTATGCCTTTTGCATCATCACAAGGTTTTTATAAATATAATTTGCTGTCAAATGAAGTTTTTAATCCCTTTGTAAACAAAAAAGGAATTACAACTTCATTTTATAATGCTATTAAAGCAGTATCAAATACGCCTAATTTTATCAAAGTTTCAAATTTTGATGTCTTGGATATTTACAATACCAATATTGCAAACAGAAATACAACAGGGTCAATAGAGATCACAAGTTTTGCTCCAACCATAGTAAATGGAGGTGTGAGAGATATTCTCGTAATTTCTGGTGCTGGTTTTGGAAACACTCAAGGTAACGTTAATTTTAGGGATGCTAACTCTGGAGGTTCTCAATACTACACTGCTTTAGACAGTCAAATTCAAAGCTGGAGTGATTCTCAAATTGTTTTAGAAGTGCCTTCTAGAGCAGGTACCGGAGATATTCAAGTGGTGACATCAACATCTACAACTGTAACTTCCTCCAATAATCTTACTGTTTTTTACTCTCAAATAAATCCAGGAAATGGAATAGCAGATTTTCAATCACAACATTTTGATTTAAATGGATCTGGTGGTTACACATGGCAAATGCATACAGAATTTGATAACAATACTGCAGCAAATGCTTCTTTTGTTAGAGCTTTTGATACATGGGTTTGTAGTACAGGTATCAATTGGGAAATTGGAGCAGTTACTACAGTAGATATTATTGCAGATGATGATATAAACATTATTCGTTTTGATAATGGGTCAGAATTACCAGATGGTGTGTTAGGAAGATGTACGTCACGCTTTGGGTCATGCAATAACCCATCATCTCCAGGAGGAATTGATATTGTAGTTACAGAATTGGATATTGTTTTTAACGATGCATTTACAGGAGATTTTTCAGTATTGTCTTGGGAGTTTGGTCCAGGAACAGCCTCTGGTTTTGAGGTCGATTTTGAAAGTGTAGCGGTACATGAATTAGGACATGGCCATCAATTGGCACACATTATCAATCCTGGTGAAGTCATGCATTTCTCAATTGCGAATGGTCAAAATAGTAGAAATTTAGGGTCTAGTGATATTGCTGGTGCTGCAGATGTAATGGACAGGAACCTCAACACTTCTGTTTGCGGTACAGATTCTATGACTGCATCAAGTTGTTCTACACTTGGGATGGATGAAGCTATCCTGGCAGAACATATTTCGATTTATCCAAATCCAGCAAAACACATTTTAAATATTGATGCAGCATCCCATTTGCGATTAGAATCTGCAATTATTTTTGATGTACAAGGAAGAAAAGTCATGGTTCGAGATTTAAATAAATCAGACAATACTCTACATGCTATTGATGTAAGTCAATTGCAAGCAGGTGTTTACTTTATTAAAATTGGTATGGATTCTACATCAACCACAAAGAAATTTATTGTGGAGTAACACAAAACACACATAATATTTAAGGCGTTCAAAATTAATTTTGAGCGCCTTTTTTTATTTAATCCCAACATATTGAGTTAGTTCTTTATTTTAGGATTCAATACCCAATATTTATTACCTTTAGATTTCATTTTAAATCCATACCAATAAATCCAACCACCATGTTAAAATATATCTGTTATTTTATTTTTGGAGCAACACTATTTGTTAGTGCTCAACAACCAGCAACATCATCACAAACCATTGATGATGCTCTGGCAAAAAAAGAAGAACTTGTCAAGAATTCCTTAGTTAAAAATGTAGCATTTAAAAATATAGGCCCAACCATAATGAGTGGTCGTGTGGTTGATCTGGCAGTTAATTCAGAAAATCCAACCGAGTTTTACGTGGGTTACGCTTCTGGTGGAGTTTGGCATACCAAAAATAATGGCACCACATTCTCTCCAATTTTAGATACTTCGGAAACTCAAAATGTAGGAGACATTGCTGTTGATTGGAAAACCAGAACCATTTGGGTTGGAACCGGTGAGAACAATAGTTCAAGATCGAGTTATGCAGGCATTGGGATTTTAAAATCAACAGATAATGGAGAAACCTGGCAAAATATGGGTCTCAAAGATTCCCATCATATTGGACGCATTCTCATTAATCCTAATAACCCTGACGAAGTCGTTGTTGGTGTGACGGGACATTTATATTCTGCAAATCAAGAACGAGGGATTTATAAAACAACCGATGGCGGGAACACATGGTCACAAAAACTATTCGTTGATGACATGAGTGGGATTATAGACGTACAAACCAACCCAAATAACTATAATTTAATGTTCGCATCGTCATGGACAAAAGATCGTAAAGCATGGAATTTTGAAGGAAATGGAACTAATTCCGCTATATACAGAAGTACAGATGCTGGAGATACTTGGACTAAGGTTTCTACGGAAAACAGCGGTTTCCCAACCGGTCAAGGCGTTGGTAGAATTGGCTTAGCGGTTTATGATGATAATGTTGTTTATGCAGTTCATGATAACCAGTTTCGCAGACCTTCCGAAGAAAAAAAAGAGAGCTCAAACGTATTGTCAAAAGAAGACTTTAAAACCATGACAGCCCAAGCATTATTGGATTTAGAGGATGACAAAATAAATACCTATTTAAAAACAAACGGTTTTCAGGAAAAATATAAAGCCGACAATGTAAAGCAAATGGTGAGAAGCGGTAACCTAAAACCTATTGATCTTGCCAATTATCTAGAAGATGCAAATTCTATGCTTTTTGACACACCTGTTATTGGCACCGAAGTTTATAAAAGTACAGATGGCGGAACAACGTGGAAAAAAACTCACGACGACTACCTCGACGAAATCTATTACAGTTACGGTTACTATTTTGGCCATATTTATGTGGCTCCAAATAATGCAGATAACATTTATATTTATGGAGTACCTATCGTAAAATCTAAAGATGGCGGAAAAACATTTACCTCTATTAGTGCAGAAAACGTGCATGCAGATCACCATGCACTTTGGATCAATCCAAAAAATCCAAACCATTTGATAAATGGTAACGATGGTGGTGTAAATATTACTTACGATGATGGTGAAAATTGGATTAAAAACAACTCACCATCTGTTGGTCAATTTTATGCTATCAATGTAGATAATGAACAACCGTATAATGTCTATGGTGGTTTGCAGGATAATGGTGTTTGGAAAGGTGCTTTTGGTGCTCCAGAAGATAAATCGTGGCATCAAAGTGGTGAATACCCATGGAAGAGTATCATGGGTGGCGACGGGATGCAAATTGAGATTGATAGTAGAAATCACAATGTGGTGTATACAGGTTTTCAATTTGGAAATTACTTTAGGCTCAATCTAGAGACCGATGAGCAAACGTACATCCAGCCAAAACATGAGTTGGGCGAAAGTCCGTATCGTTTTAACTGGCAAACACCTATTTTACTCTCTCCTCACAATCAGGATATTTTATATTTAGGAGGAAACAAATTAATGCGTTCTATGAATCAAGGCAGCGATTTTGTTGCCATTTCAGGAGACCTCACAAATGGCGGTAAAAAAGGAAACGTTGCTTACGGTACATTGACAACAGTTAGTGAATCTCCATTTCAATTTGGGTTGATTTATACAGGTAGTGATGATGGTTTGATTCATATCACTAATGATGGTGGTGGCAATTGGAGAAACATTTCAAACACGTTACCACAAGACCTTTGGGTAAGTCGCGTAATTGCATCCAAACATAAAAAAGAACGCGTTTATGCAACACTCAACGGGTATCGTTGGGATGATTTTAAAGTCTATGCTTACATGAGTGATGACTATGGAAAGACATGGAAAGACATTAGCTCCAACATTCCTGCATCTCCAGTAAACGTGATTAGAGAAGATACCGAAAATGAAAATATTCTTTATTTGGGAACAGATAATGGAGCGTATGTTTCTTTCAATAATGGCAGTACTTGGGAAGCATTCAGTAACGGGTTGCCAAATGTTGCTGTTCACGATATCGTGATCCAACCAGAAGCAAAACATCTATTACTGGGAACACATGGTCGCAGCATTTACCAAACCGAAATTGGTCCTATACAGCAAATAAATTCAAGCATGCAATCAAAAGCTGTAACGTTATTTAAAGTCAATGACGCAAGATTCTCTCCGCGCTGGGGAAGTTCATGGAGCAAATGGTTTGACGCTTATGAACCAACTGTAGATGTTACTTATTATTCTAATGTTTCCGAAGAAAAAAACATAAAGATTTATTCGGAAAGTGGAACACTTTTAAATGAGATGAAAGTTAAAGCAGATAAAGGATTTAATTACTCGAAATACGATTTAACGCTTACCGAAAAAGGCAGAAAAGCATTATTAAAAGAAAACACAAATATTGATATTAATAAGGCTAATAACGATAAATACTACTTGCCAAAAGGTAAATATTCAATTCAAATTGGTGATGAAAAAACAATGTTTGAAGTGAAATAACAATTCAAGTTAACATTTTTAGAGCTCTACAAATTAAACCCATTCTAAATAACAAATATTACAACGAAAACCTTGTAGAGCTTAGGCTTGCTCCTTATCTTTGTACATATAAACTAACTTCTTAGATAATGAGCGGAATTTTAAATTCTACGATTGGAAGAAAATTTGCTATGGCACTTTCGGCACTCTTCCTGATGATTTTCTTATTACAACACTTTTCAATCAATATTTTATCTGTATTTAGTGAGGACGTTTTTAATAATGTGTCTCACTTTATGGGTACGTTT
It contains:
- a CDS encoding aminopeptidase P family protein, which encodes MKYHKINSNLFIKNRKNFMSKMKPSSLAVFNSNDIYPISADSTMPFQQHRDIFYLSGVDQEESILVLFPDCPKEKHREILFLKETNEHIAVWEGEKLTKEAALETSGIKTVYWLKDMEKIMFELMTQCDTVYINTNEHYRASVETETREDRFTKWLKDKYPAHSVAKSNPILQRLRSVKDPIEIELMQKACDITEKGFRRILNFVKPDVWEYNLEAEFMHEFLNNRSKGFAYTPIIGSGKNANVLHYVENNQQCKAGELILIDAGAEYANYASDMTRTIPVSGRFSKRQREVYDAVNRVKNDATKMLVPGTDWAEYHVEVGKLMTSELIGLGLLDKADVQNEDKDWPAYKKYFMHGTSHHIGLDTHDYGILTEPMQANNVFTVEPGIYIPAEGFGIRLEDDLVIQEKGEPFNLMRNIPIEAEEIEEIMNS
- a CDS encoding T9SS type A sorting domain-containing protein produces the protein MKKIIKSTLFLSLFFTMAFSLNSSAQELMIEVPFDTQIQSSTEIIEGKVISKASFWDNNHYNIYTVNTIEVYKIFKGENVSETIEIVTPGGTVGNDSEIVTPSLTLNIGDIGMFMLKDNNVAITNQSPQNKFMPFASSQGFYKYNLLSNEVFNPFVNKKGITTSFYNAIKAVSNTPNFIKVSNFDVLDIYNTNIANRNTTGSIEITSFAPTIVNGGVRDILVISGAGFGNTQGNVNFRDANSGGSQYYTALDSQIQSWSDSQIVLEVPSRAGTGDIQVVTSTSTTVTSSNNLTVFYSQINPGNGIADFQSQHFDLNGSGGYTWQMHTEFDNNTAANASFVRAFDTWVCSTGINWEIGAVTTVDIIADDDINIIRFDNGSELPDGVLGRCTSRFGSCNNPSSPGGIDIVVTELDIVFNDAFTGDFSVLSWEFGPGTASGFEVDFESVAVHELGHGHQLAHIINPGEVMHFSIANGQNSRNLGSSDIAGAADVMDRNLNTSVCGTDSMTASSCSTLGMDEAILAEHISIYPNPAKHILNIDAASHLRLESAIIFDVQGRKVMVRDLNKSDNTLHAIDVSQLQAGVYFIKIGMDSTSTTKKFIVE
- a CDS encoding VPS10 domain-containing protein is translated as MLKYICYFIFGATLFVSAQQPATSSQTIDDALAKKEELVKNSLVKNVAFKNIGPTIMSGRVVDLAVNSENPTEFYVGYASGGVWHTKNNGTTFSPILDTSETQNVGDIAVDWKTRTIWVGTGENNSSRSSYAGIGILKSTDNGETWQNMGLKDSHHIGRILINPNNPDEVVVGVTGHLYSANQERGIYKTTDGGNTWSQKLFVDDMSGIIDVQTNPNNYNLMFASSWTKDRKAWNFEGNGTNSAIYRSTDAGDTWTKVSTENSGFPTGQGVGRIGLAVYDDNVVYAVHDNQFRRPSEEKKESSNVLSKEDFKTMTAQALLDLEDDKINTYLKTNGFQEKYKADNVKQMVRSGNLKPIDLANYLEDANSMLFDTPVIGTEVYKSTDGGTTWKKTHDDYLDEIYYSYGYYFGHIYVAPNNADNIYIYGVPIVKSKDGGKTFTSISAENVHADHHALWINPKNPNHLINGNDGGVNITYDDGENWIKNNSPSVGQFYAINVDNEQPYNVYGGLQDNGVWKGAFGAPEDKSWHQSGEYPWKSIMGGDGMQIEIDSRNHNVVYTGFQFGNYFRLNLETDEQTYIQPKHELGESPYRFNWQTPILLSPHNQDILYLGGNKLMRSMNQGSDFVAISGDLTNGGKKGNVAYGTLTTVSESPFQFGLIYTGSDDGLIHITNDGGGNWRNISNTLPQDLWVSRVIASKHKKERVYATLNGYRWDDFKVYAYMSDDYGKTWKDISSNIPASPVNVIREDTENENILYLGTDNGAYVSFNNGSTWEAFSNGLPNVAVHDIVIQPEAKHLLLGTHGRSIYQTEIGPIQQINSSMQSKAVTLFKVNDARFSPRWGSSWSKWFDAYEPTVDVTYYSNVSEEKNIKIYSESGTLLNEMKVKADKGFNYSKYDLTLTEKGRKALLKENTNIDINKANNDKYYLPKGKYSIQIGDEKTMFEVK